TCCTTTGGGGATGGCACcgaagaggggggggagcaTCCATGTTTTCCTCTAGGGGGGATGCCAATCTCCCCCGCACGACGCCATTCCGTTTTGGTGAAGACATGATGAGACCCCCCCCTGGTCGATGGATGCAGGCCTGCCGAGGCGAATATGCTTCCTTTTTGCTTTCCTCCTGCAGAAACAGAGGGGCGTGAGGAATGttgagaaaagaaaaaagcatCTGATTTCGGGCGCATTCTTGCTTCTGTCACATGTACGCCATGACACTGACAGCTctggaaagggggggaagcaAATCAGCCACCGCCCATCTCTTTTCTCGTCCGGCAGTGAAAAATCCTTGCAGGACGAGACTCACTCAGACTGGCTGAAGCTGAAAGCCGAAATCCCCCAACGACTGATTTCATTCAAAGCCAGAGCCAATGACGGGTCAGGCCAGACTAGACCAGACCAGAACAACAACCCGAGCAGTAACTACTTGGTAGCTGAGCCCCTGCTGGTCGAGACTCGAGGAAACCCCAGTCCGGTCCTTCTGCTGGGGCGGTGCAGGGAtgcgtcggcgatggcccCTCGACGAATCGGCCGAGCTGGCCACCCTTTTCCATCTTTCGCTCACCCAGTAgtgtcttcttcctcttgggCCCGTTTCTCTCTTCTAACCCCGGGACTGGACCAGACGGCTGCTCTAACTGCCTCGCTGATGGGAATAGCTGCTCTCGCCCCAGTTGCCACCCGCAATGTGGTGGCATGGGGCAGAGATCGATGCATGTTGCCCCACGCGGCCAGGGCTTGTGTGGTGTTTAACTAAGGCTACAATCACAAAATATTGGGAGGCGTTGTTGAATCTGTGATTCTGGCATCCATCCGGCTTGTCAGTCTGTCTGTCAGCGAGACGGCATCAAATGTCCAGGGGCCATCTCTCTTAATCTCGCCTCGCGGGACTGACGGCACAACCTTGTGGGGAGGCTGCTGGGATTGCCGTCTTTATCGTGTCAGACGTTGGGACCCTTATGGCCAGAATATTATTGCCTTGATGATGTTGAACCAATCATAACTGATTGCGACCAAGAAGCTTTTGGATTCACAACCGTCCTTTGGGGTTCCTTCTGGAGGGTTTTCGCGCCCGATGTCGGTTCGATGTGCAGGAGTCCCGCTCCTCGCCCGTTTTCCcattctttctttttccttaTCCGTCAGCTATCACTGAAGCTATTGCAAAATTTTgcttttccctccccctcggaCGTTCAGGCCAGCTCGGGGCCCATCATCCTACAGTTGCTGCGCATTATCTTGCTTGCATGCGAGATTCGTTTCTTTCCCGGGAGACCCGGGCAACGTCCGAGTTCTGACGTGGCACTTCCGCCGACCTGGATCGTGTCCGGCAGCCGATCTCTTTTGTCCACGGCCGACCGGCTTAGTGAGACCAGACTGCCTATTGTAGTTTATCGCCTAGAACATACCTTGGTTGATAAATCTTGAGAAGCGTGCCGATCCTAGCTAGTGTACTTGAAATACAGACTGCAAGCAAGCATACCAGCAACTCCTGTTATGCTGACTGTAATAACATCCAGAagcttcctcctctccagaaggagaaaaagaaagctGTACGAAAGCCGCAATGCCCCAAATTTGAAGAATTTCAAAAAGCAAGTTCCCACACCGAGGTTCGAACTCGGGTCTCTCCGGAACGCTTCCATGGGACTGAAAGCGGAGTATCCTAACCACTGGACTATATGGGACTGAGGACTCGTCCCTGATTGGTTGAACGGGATGCTTGGCTGAGATCTCTAGTATCATCACACACTCTGGCAGTTGTTTTCCACCTTGACTATCTATTCCATCATCAATCTCTCCTCCCATATTGACCACCAGGTGAACAAGACCTTTGTATGCTTATCCATGTTACTCTGCTCATCGTAACGTGGTTCGTTTGGAAGACGCGACCGGCAACTTCTGCTCGTCTACAATTCGCCATCTTCCTTCTGCGAGGGCAAATTTCCGCCGCCAGGCCTCGTCTCTGTACATCACCATCTCTTTGTTGAGCAACACCGCGTCGAAGTGATCGCCACACGCCCAGCTTTCCTGTGTCCGCGGGTCTTGGCTCGCTTTGGATATGGCTGTGAACAGCCTCGTGTCCCAGATGCCGTCTCGCCGGGGATAGTCCCGCAGCAAGAAGTGAGCCTCCTCCCTCACGGCCGGGTCCATGCAAAAGGTGCTGGCCGAGAGGAGCGACCAGCTCGGGCTGGTGTCCATGGTGAACACCTCTTTGGATTGGTCTGAGGGCGACTGCCCTTCGAGGACCGTTTTGCTCATCGACACCACCTCTTTGAAGCTAggcgtcatcttcgtcaagACTTCCTTGTTGGTGTATTGAGATGTCTTGACGTATATCTCGAATGAGAGGTGCAACAGCTTGAGACTAAGCATCTGAAGTCGTGGCATCTTGTCCCGATTCAGATCTGGCGCGGTGTTTCCATGGGTATTCTCATCGGTTTTTTCACTGCCTTTTTCATCCAGGTGCTGGAAGCTGGACCTCCACCGGGTAAGGATACCACAGTACTCTTTGATCTGATCTTGGGACAGCTGTTTCAATCCTGCCGCAGGCGCCGAGGGGTCCTCGAATCGCAGAGACGAGGACATCTGCGTACGGTACACGATGTGATGCTGCACGACTTCCCACCACCGATGGGCCTCGGAAAGGTCGCCGAACAGGGCCggcagctcgtcgacggcgtaTCGGCTCCGTTTGCCGCGGCAGCACCACGGCACCCAcgtctccgtctcgggcggATGGTACCCGTTGACGGTCCACGACTGGAGCGTAAAGCGCTGGAAGCCCGAcatgacctcgtcgacgagcttcgGGGGGCACGCCCCACTGACGCCCTGCCGCAGGAGCTGGTCGAGCATGCTGCAGCCGTGGTTGATGTGCGTCAGGGCGGCCCTGTAGTTTCCCTGGATCGCCTCGAACGTGACGAACAGCAGGCACGAGAGAAGGGCACGCGGCATGCTCCTAGGGTCCGACTCGCTAGACCGGATGAGATGGATCGCCCGGCCGTAGTGCCGGAAGGCGTCTTTCATGTAcgggccggcgccggaggtCCGTTGCCCGCGGCTATCGCTGCCGagggtggcggcgccgatggcgaaggcggcgtgGCGGATGGCGGGTTCCTCGCGGGCGATCTGGGGGATCAGCTGCGTCACGAGGTCCGAGGGAAACAGGGTGAACTCTTTGCTGAATGTCATCCAGTACTCGAATTGGTCCCTTTCGAGCTGGCTGGTGAAGACCTGGGTCTCGTAGTTTGGCTTGATGAGAATTGGCCGATGCTCTCGCAACTTGGCTTCTGTGGCCGCCGGCTTCTGGACGTATCCTTCACACGCTCGTTTGGATTTTGCGCAGTTCAGACATGTCGGCTTCGCTTCATCACAGCGCACACGCCGCTTCCTGTGATGGTGAGGGTTGTGAGTCTGGGGATCTTCTTGAATCTCACTGTTGCCATCAGCATCACTCACTTGCATGTAACACACCCAGCCCGGGATTTGGGAGCGTGTCTCCGGTTGGCCTTGGGCCGCTCGGTGAGGGCGAATGTGACCACATTAGGGGCCGCTTCCGGTAGGCGTCCTACGGCCCCAGTGAGAGATACAACATCCGACATTTCAAGTAGACTGTCCTGTTCTACACTTCCGCTGTGCGACTTTGATGTTGCTTATGGTTTTAGGGATTCGCGGCAATCTACGACATAGGTGTTTAAAGTCGAACTGCAGGCTACGATTTTCAATCATGAATAATATCCGATGTCCATTGTCGAAAAGGGATTAGTTGGAATATTAATAGCGCAAACGCAACCTCGCTTCATCCGGCCAGCGAGATTCGTCCAATCCCCAAAGAATCCTtccctccatccatccatccgccGCTCTGATTCGCGTTCCTATGATCAGCGGTGTCAGGGGTTCGTTCAGTTTGAACAAATCGAGCAATCCGTACCCTTGATACGCCATGATGTCATGTTCCTCTCTCTCAGACACCTCTGGCCCAGATGCATCTTTGATAATGATGGCATTAAGAAAAGCTGACGGAACCCCACGGCCTGCATCCATAAAGGCTAAGACTCAGAAGTTAGCCCCTAGTCAGAAGAGGAACAGTGATCATTGTCCAAGAAATGAGCTTCAGAGAATGGCGTTTTTCGACATGTTTGCAATGGCGACAGATTTTGCTGAAGATCACGACTTTCTAGAAAGCTTTGTTCCCTGGGGCATTGGAATATGCAGTAAGACCAAATCCTGGTATTTGCAACATCTGAGATCTATCATCGATAGCGTAAATCATAGCTCTGGTTTAATCCCAGGCCtggcctttttcttccttgaGGCATCGCTAACCTCGCCATGTCAATGAACAACAGCAGCACACACAATTCCTCTGCATCCATTTAGTAGACATAGAAGACGCCCGTCTCGTCGTGCGAGGCCCTGAGCTTCGCATTGCGCTTCTTCAGGATGATCTTGACCAGCCACGCAAGCGCCGCAGTCGCGATGCTGAACCCGGCAGAGCTTCCCATAGCTATGGCGTAACGCGGCTCGTCGCTGCTGGGCCAGAGATAAGGCGTCCAGATGAAGCTGATGTTCATGATCGTTGTAACGGCAgccaaggcggcggccttcttctccttggtctGTCCGCAGACACTACCGCACCATCCGAGCTGGGAGGTCATGTGTTAGCTGACCTGTCAACTGTAGATAATGAGACAAAAAGCTTGTGTTCACTTACGATCAGACTGTTTACACCATATGTTCCGATGGTGAAGATAACCATCGAAATGTATCTTCCGGCCAGGTTCAAAGTTGCGGCAGCCGACACGAAACCGACGACAGCAACGGCCTTGGAAGCAGTAATGTGCCATGTGCGCTCGTTAAACTTGCCAGAAGACCACGACACAGCAATGGTGATCGCCCCAGCAATCAAATAGGGGGGGCAAGTGAGGACAAGagtgatggtggtgttgaagccgagggtctcgacgacggtgggGAACTGCAATGTGTCAGTCTCTCGCCATGATGGTTCTCACGTGGCGGTGATTCCAGCTTACAAAGTTCTTGAAGCCGTTGGCAGCCAGATGCATGTGAGCCATCGCACAAAAGATCCACACCAGAGGGTCCTTCAACGCCTCGCGCAAACCCTTCATGGTGCCGGAAGCTCCCTGGTTGCCGACGGTGTCGAGCTCCATCCGGTTGTGTGCGAGGTCGCGCTCCTCCTGCGTCAACCACTTCGTGTTCTGAGGGAAGTCCGGCAGCAGGAAGAACCCCACGACGGCAATGACAAACGTCACGGCGCCTTGCAAGATGAACAGCCACTTCCAGCCGGCGAGGcctccgaggccgtccatgccgtggaagatgccggcggcgatgaggccGGCGAAGGCGGTGGCGAGGATGTTGCCGGTGTACAGGATGGCGATGCGGGTGGCGACCTCCTTACGGGTGTAGAAGATGGACAGCAGGTAGACGGCTCCGGGGTAGTAGGGGGCCTCTGTGACACCGAGGAAGAATCGGGTCAGCAAGAGGCCGGTGAAGTCCTTGGAGACGGCCGTCAGGGCGCTGACAACGGCccacaacatcatcatcgtgCCCTAGCCCCGAGTCAGCTTTGCGTCCTTGTGTTCCTTCCTATCAAATCATTCCCAGGATCCTATGCAACACATACCATGTAACGACTGGGACGGGTTCGGGTGAGGAACATGTTGGATGGAATCTGACCCCTGGAGAAGCTAGAGTTAGCTCTGGATGCAAGCAGCCGTGATTGGAGGGGTGCGATACGTACAAGATGTAACCGACAAAAAGAATCGACACGCAGGTCTGGTACTCTGCAATATTACAAAGGGTTAGTAAGCTGGCTGGGATTCCGGATGAGAACTGTGTGACGACGTACGGGACCCGGTGAGGTTGAGGTCTTCCTCAAGGTTGTTGAGACGCGCCAGCGCGATGGCATTGCGATCGAGATACTGTTTCTCGGGTCAGTTTAATCATTTAGAGGCAAAGCATGTGGAGATTACTACTGACGTTCAACCAGTACATAGACCAGAGCATCGGCTACACACAAAGCTGTTAGTCACCGGATGATGAAGACGCATAGCGAATGGAACTCACCATCATCCATCTGTCCAGCTTCTTCACGAGGGCGATCTCCTTGGGATCAGTCTTCTCCTGAGCACCAGAGTAGTCGACTTTGCCCGTGTTGCGGGGGATGGGCTTTTCGGGGTTCTCGTCCTCAAAGATCTGAggctcggcgtccttgaccctgtcggcgtcgttgaTGTTGGGAGCCATGGTTGTGGACGACAATCTGATTTTGGGCAAGAATCCGATGCTTGAAACCAATCTGGTGTGAAAGTAGTCTGGTTTAAGCCTTTTACACAGAAGTCTTGAAGTGGAAGTGTGTAAATGAACTAGACGGGTGACAACTGGGCGTCGCTGAGCTCAGAGCACCATGAAGAGTAAGTctcgtctctccctctccccacGGGGATGGAGGATGTTATGTACTCGGTCatggtggggggggggggggggg
This genomic interval from Colletotrichum higginsianum IMI 349063 chromosome 9, whole genome shotgun sequence contains the following:
- a CDS encoding C6 zinc finger protein; the protein is MSDVVSLTGAVGRLPEAAPNVVTFALTERPKANRRHAPKSRAGCVTCKKRRVRCDEAKPTCLNCAKSKRACEGYVQKPAATEAKLREHRPILIKPNYETQVFTSQLERDQFEYWMTFSKEFTLFPSDLVTQLIPQIAREEPAIRHAAFAIGAATLGSDSRGQRTSGAGPYMKDAFRHYGRAIHLIRSSESDPRSMPRALLSCLLFVTFEAIQGNYRAALTHINHGCSMLDQLLRQGVSGACPPKLVDEVMSGFQRFTLQSWTVNGYHPPETETWVPWCCRGKRSRYAVDELPALFGDLSEAHRWWEVVQHHIVYRTQMSSSLRFEDPSAPAAGLKQLSQDQIKEYCGILTRWRSSFQHLDEKGSEKTDENTHGNTAPDLNRDKMPRLQMLSLKLLHLSFEIYVKTSQYTNKEVLTKMTPSFKEVVSMSKTVLEGQSPSDQSKEVFTMDTSPSWSLLSASTFCMDPAVREEAHFLLRDYPRRDGIWDTRLFTAISKASQDPRTQESWACGDHFDAVLLNKEMVMYRDEAWRRKFALAEGRWRIVDEQKLPVASSKRTTLR
- a CDS encoding Major facilitator superfamily transporter, which translates into the protein MAPNINDADRVKDAEPQIFEDENPEKPIPRNTGKVDYSGAQEKTDPKEIALVKKLDRWMMPMLWSMYWLNYLDRNAIALARLNNLEEDLNLTGSQYQTCVSILFVGYILGQIPSNMFLTRTRPSRYMGTMMMLWAVVSALTAVSKDFTGLLLTRFFLGVTEAPYYPGAVYLLSIFYTRKEVATRIAILYTGNILATAFAGLIAAGIFHGMDGLGGLAGWKWLFILQGAVTFVIAVVGFFLLPDFPQNTKWLTQEERDLAHNRMELDTVGNQGASGTMKGLREALKDPLVWIFCAMAHMHLAANGFKNFFPTVVETLGFNTTITLVLTCPPYLIAGAITIAVSWSSGKFNERTWHITASKAVAVVGFVSAAATLNLAGRYISMVIFTIGTYGVNSLILGWCGSVCGQTKEKKAAALAAVTTIMNISFIWTPYLWPSSDEPRYAIAMGSSAGFSIATAALAWLVKIILKKRNAKLRASHDETGVFYVY